One genomic region from Gossypium hirsutum isolate 1008001.06 chromosome D13, Gossypium_hirsutum_v2.1, whole genome shotgun sequence encodes:
- the LOC107888354 gene encoding pyrrolidone-carboxylate peptidase, whose product MGSEGPAAVTIHVTGFKKFHGVSENPTETVVSNLKEYTEKKGLPKGVILGSCSVLETAGQGALPQLYQTLQSALTGKESSCSGRIIWLHFGVNSGASRFAVERQAANEATFRCPDEMGWKPQKVPIIPADGGISRVRETSLPVEEITKALAKKGFEVMTSDDAGRFVCNYVYYHSLRFAEQNAIKSLFVHFPLFLTIDEETQMKFAASLLEVLASLCQ is encoded by the exons ATGGGGTCCGAAGGGCCAGCAGCAGTAACCATCCATGTGACTGGTTTTAAGAAATTCCATGGAGTTTCAGAGAATCCAACTGAAACAGTTGTCAGTAATTTAAAAGAGTATACAGAAAAGAAAGGTTTGCCAAAAGGTGTTATTCTTGGCAGCTGTAGTGTTCTTGAGACTGCAGGTCAGGGAGCACTCCCTCAACTATACCAGACATTGCAATCTGCCTTAACCGGCAAGGAATCTTCTTGTTCTGGGAGAATTATTTGG CTACATTTTGGAGTCAATAGTGGTGCAAGTAGATTTGCTGTTGAGCGTCAAGCTGCGAATGAAGCTACTTTCCGTTGCCCTGATGAGATGGGATGGAAACCTCAG AAAGTACCCATTATTCCTGCAGATGGTGGAATTTCACGTGTAAGAGAG ACTTCTCTTCCTGTTGAGGAGATTACAAAGGCCTTAGCAAAGAAGGGATTTGAGGTGATGACCTCCGATGATGCAGGACGGTTTGTGTGCAATTATGTTTACTACCACTCCCTTCGCTTTGCCGAACAGAATGCGATCAAATCTCTCTTTGTCCATTTCCCTCTCTTCTTGACCATAGATGAGGAGACCCAAATGAAATTTGCAGCTTCCTTGTTGGAGGTACTTGCTTCTCTATGTCAGTAA
- the LOC107888353 gene encoding polygalacturonase At1g48100: MAKLTMPFHQVLLLLFFIFSCLFFVTIQSRHHYGHSEQEQFHIVSHVSLPPSLAPEAAVAGPSYSVFNVLDFGAVGDGVTDDTQAFKLAWDTACQIKSAVLLVPDGYSFMLQSTIFSGPCKTVGLVFRIDGTIMPPDGPDSWPRNISKRQWLVFYRINGMSMQGAGLVDGKGENWWNLPCKPHKGVNGTTMPGPCDSPVVSTTETYTLSGPSFFEKQILSGFLNIYHWVFLMQAIRFFMSSNLTIKGLKIKNSPQFHFRFDACHGVRVESLTIKAPAQSPNTDGIHIENTNNVQIYNSIISNGDDCISIGAGCYDVDINNITCGPSHGISIGSLGINKSRACVSNISVSDSVIQHSNNGIRIKTWQGGSGCVSKVEFSNIHMEAVRNPIIIDQYYCLTKNCSNQTSAVVINDISYSNIKGSFDVRSPPMSFACSDSIPCTNLKLTQVELLPAAKGRTVANPFCWNAYGTVLKQTIPPVYCLMEETNATIDNTLLCG; the protein is encoded by the exons ATGGCTAAGCTTACCATGCCCTTTCATCAAGTTCTTCTATTGCTTTTCTTTATCTTTTCATGCCTGTTCTTCGTTACCATTCAAAGCAGACATCATTATGGCCACTCAGAACAGGAGCAATTCCACATTGTGTCTCATGTTTCTCTTCCTCCTTCACTTGCACCAGAAGCTGCTGTTGCTGGTCCAAGTTACAGTGTCTTCAATGTACTTGATTTTGGTGCTGTTGGGGATGGAGTCACTGATGATACTCAAGCATTTAAGTTGGCTTGGGACACGGCATGCCAAATTAAATCAGCTGTTCTTCTAGTTCCTGATGGCTATTCCTTTATGTTACAATCTACAATCTTTTCAGGACCTTGTAAGACTGTTGGCCTTGTGTTTCGG ATTGATGGAACTATAATGCCACCTGATGGACCTGATTCTTGGCCAAGAAATATCAGCAAACGACAATGGCTAGTCTTCTATAGAATCAACGGGATGTCAATGCAAGGTGCTGGCCTTGTAGATGGCAAGGGAGAGAATTGGTGGAATCTTCCCTGCAAGCCTCACAAA GGAGTTAATGGGACAACAATGCCTGGCCCCTGTGATAGCCCTGTAGTAAGTACAACTGAGACTTACACTTTAAGTGGCCCTTCCTTTTTCGAAAAGCAAATTCTTTCTGGTTTTTTGAACATTTATCACTGGGTTTTCTTAATGCAGGCTATAAGGTTTTTCATGAGCTCTAACTTGACAATTAAAGGACTTAAAATCAAGAACAGTCCACAGTTCCATTTCCGGTTTGATGCCTGCCATGGCGTTCGTGTAGAATCACTAACCATCAAAGCACCAGCCCAAAGTCCCAACACAGATGGAATTCACATTGAGAACACAAATAATGTGCAGATTTATAATTCCATCATATCCAACG GTGATGATTGTATATCAATTGGAGCTGGTTGCTATGATGTTGATATAAACAACATAACTTGTGGTCCAAGTCATGGAATAAG CATTGGTAGTCTCGGCATCAATAAATCACGTGCCTGCGTTTCGAACATCAGCGTTTCAGATTCGGTCATACAACATTCCAATAACGGCATTCGAATTAAAACCTGGCAAGGTGGCTCGGGTTGCGTGTCAAAAGTTGAATTCAGTAACATCCATATGGAAGCTGTTCGGAATCCGATTATCATAGATCAATACTACTGCCTCACCAAAAACTGCAGCAACCAAACGAGTGCAGTTGTGATTAATGACATTTCCTACAGTAATATTAAGGGTTCATTTGATGTTAGAAGTCCACCAATGAGTTTTGCTTGTAGTGACTCAATTCCATGCACAAACCTTAAACTGACACAAGTAGAGCTGCTACCTGCTGCCAAAGGTCGCACTGTGGCAAATCCCTTTTGCTGGAATGCTTATGGAACTGTCCTCAAACAAACTATTCCACCAGTTTATTGCTTGATGGAGGAAACTAATGCCACAATTGATAACACACTATTATGTGGATAG